The DNA sequence GTGGACCGCTTCCCCACCGACGGCCTCGCCGTGCATCCCGACCACACCGCCGTACCGCTACAGCACCGCGTGTCGCGGCAGTTGGTCGACCGGGCGCGGCAGGCGGTACGCGAGCACGGGAGCTGCGCCGTCGGGATCGCGTTCGCGGGGCCGGTGACCACGGACGGGTGGGCGACGGCCGCCCCCACCATCTGGGGCGGGGGCGGGCCCCCGGTGCCCGTGCGCGCGTTGGTCGAGGAACAACTCCGCCTGCCCGTCGTCGTGGTCAACGACATCACCGCCGCGCTGTGGCGCTACGCCGAACCGTCGGCCGGCCAGGTGCCGTTCTGCCTGCTGACCGTCAGCTCGGGCATCGGCGGCAAGGTCTACTGGAACGGCGAGGTGCTTCTCGACGCGCGGGGCCACGGCGGCGAGCTGGGCCACTGGAGGTGCGACCTGTCCCCGCAGGCGCCGTTGTGCGACTGCGGCGGCCGAGGCCACCTGGGCGCCCTGGCTTCCGGCCGGGCCATGCAACGGATCGCGCGGCGTACCGCGCGGGAGGACCCGGCGGGCTTCGCCGCCTCCGCCCTCTCCGGCCCGGCCGGCAGCGCCGACGGCATCACCACCTACCACCTCGTGGAGGCCGTCCATGCCGACGACGCGTTCGCCACGGACATCCTGCGCGGGGGCCTGCGTCACCTCGCCCGCGCTGTCACGTCCGTGTTCACCTCGATCGGCGTCACCCGGTACATCGTGATCGGCGGTTTCGCGCTCGCCGTCGGCGAGCGGTACGCCGACATGCTCACCGCCTGTCTTGTCGAACAGGGCTGCTTCGGTCTCGACACCACGCAGATCCGGCAGATGGTCTCCCTGGGCGCGGCGGACGACGACCACGGGTTGCTCGGCATCGGGCGTCTGCTGGCCACCCGGCTGCCCGCCACATCGCTCGCGGAGAGCGCCCGATGACGTCGCGGGCGCGTCCGGCGCGGGGACGGAGCCACCGATGCGTACGCTGATCGTCGGAAGCGGCTTCGTCGGGCGGGCCATCGCCGACCACCTCGCCGGGAGCGGCCATCCGGTGGTCCTGTCCTCGCGCAGCCCGGCGCCCGGCACGCACCCGTGGCGGCCCCTCGACGTCACCGACCCCGGTGCCTGCCGAGCCCTGGTCGATGCGGTGCAGCCCGAGGCGGTCGTCGCGGTGCACGGTCCGTCGGATGTCACCTGGTGTGAGAACAACTCCGAGCAGGCCGCGCGCGAGCACGTCGCGGCGGCGAGGAATCTCGTGGCCGCGGCACCGGACCGACGGTTGCTGCTGATCTCGACCGACAACGTGTTCGACGGCCGCACCGAGAGCTTCGACGAACACGCCGTCCCGCGCCCGGCCAACGCGTACGGTCGGGCCAAGCTGCTGGCGGAGCGGCACATCCTCCAGGCCGCCGGGGCCACGGTGCTGCGGGTGAGCCTGGTCTACGGCTGGGACGAGCACCGGCCCGGCCAGTGGCAGAACTTCTTCGCCTCCTGTGTCCGGCGGCTGAGATCCGGCTCCCCGGTGGAGGCGCCGGCCGACCAGTGGACGACACCGGTGCTGGCCCAGGACGTGGCCAGGGTGGCCGAGGTGGTGTTGTCCGGCGGCCCGCACCGGCTGCTCCATCTCGGCGGGCCGGACCGGGTGTCGCGGTCGGACTGGGCCAGGCAGATCGCGGCGAGTCTCGGCACGGCCACGGACCAGGTCGTCGCGGTGCCCTCCGCCGGCACCCGGTACGCCTGCCGACCCACCAACTCGTGCCTGACGAGCGTCCTGCTCGATCAGGTCGACCCGAGCCTGCGCATCCGTGGCGTGGCGGCGGGCCTGCGCGAACTCATCGGAAGTGGCACATGACCGGACCGACCGTGCACACCTTGGCCTCGCGTCAGGTGTACGCCAACCAGTGGATGACCGTCCGCGAGGACGACGTCCGGCACGCCGATGGCGGCAGGGGCCGCTACGGGGTGGTCGACAAGCCCGACTTCGCCCTCATCGTGCCCCGCGACGAAGGCCGCCTGCACCTGGTCGAGCAGTACCGCTATCCGGTCGGCGGGCGGTACTGGGAATTTCCCCAGGGGTCCTGGCCGACCCGCGACCACGACCCGACCCCGCCGGTCGACCTCGCGCGCAACGAGCTGCGCGAGGAGACCGGGATGCAGGCCGAGCAGATGACCTACCTGGGCCGGGTGCACGTCGCGTACGGCTACGCCAACCAGGGCTGTCACGTCTTCCTGGCGGAGCGGCTGCGACTCGGTCGCCCGCAGCGGGAGTCCACCGAGTCGGACATGCGTCAGCGCTGGGTGGACACCGGCGAGTTCCACCAGATGGTGCGTTCGGGGCTGGTCACCGACGCGGCCACGTTGGCCGCGGTGACGCTGGTGGCGTTGTGGGACGACGGCGCCCTCCGGCCCGGCCCGTCGGCCCCGGGCGACGAGGGCGGGCAATGCCCGTAGTCCACGACGGGTCCGTGCCCGCCGGTCAGCGTCCGGGCCGTGTCGAGGTGGGCGCGACAGCGGTGGAGCCCCGCACCACGAGCTCGGGCCGGAACACGTACTCGGAGTGGGGCGCGCCCTGCCCGTTGATCTCGTCGAACAGGGCGCGCGTGGCGGCCACCGCCATCGCCCTCACGGGCTGCCGCACGGTGGTGAGCGGAGGGTCGGTGAAGGCCATGAGCGGCGAGTCGTCGTAGCCGACCACGGAGAAGTCACCGGGCACGGACAGGCCGCGCTGGCGGGCCGCCCGGACGGCGCCGAGCGCCATCAGGTCCGAGCCGCAGACCACTGCCGTCGCACCCCGGTCGAGCAGGCGCCCCGCGGCGGCCTCCCCGCCCTCCACGCCGAACAGCGTGAACTCTGCGAGGTCGTCCAGCCGGGACCTGGGCACTCCGGTCAGCCGGGTCATGGCCGCGCCCCACCCGGCCACCTTACGGCGGGCCGGCACGAACCGGTCCGGGCCGGTGATCAGGCCGATCCGGCGGTGCCCGAGCGCCACCAGATGCGCGACGGCCAGCTCGACGGCCTCGCGTTCGTCACAGGAGACGAACGGCGCCGAGATGCCGGGCGTGTAGCCGTTGACCAGGACGATCGGCAGCGGGCGGGCGATCAGCGCGTGGTAGCGGTCCTGGTCGGCGGTGGTGTCGGCATGCAGGCCGGACACGAAGATGATCCCGGAGACCTGGCGGTCGAGCAGCATCTCGACGTACTCGTCCTCGGTGACCCCGCCGGGGGTCTGCGTGCAGAGCACCGGGGTGAACCCGCTCTGCGCCAGAGTCGACTCGATGACCTGGGCGAACGCCGGGAAGATCGGGTTGTCCAACTCGGGCACGACCAGGCCGACCAGCCCGGCGCTGAGTTTGCGCAGTCGCGCCGGGCGCTCGTAGCCGAGCACGTCGAGCGCGGCGAGGACGGCCCGGCGGGTTTCCGCCGCCACTCCGGGCCTGCCGTTGAGCACCCGCGACACCGTCGCCTGGCTGACTTCGGCCTGGTGGGCGATGTCGGACAGTCGAGCGCGCATGATTTCACTCTAGCGGAGGACAATTCTGGTGGCGTCCGGTGTGGATGGCCGCCGAATGGCATTCGCCGTCGCGGTGGGCGGGTCGACGCCCGCCGCGCGTCACGACGAATCCAGTGAAATCAGAAATGTGCGGGCGGCGGCGCGTTGAATCGACATCCGCCGTATGCGTTCGAATAAACATGGGCACGGCACGGAAAAAACAATAGGCGGAGCCGTCCGTGCCCGGCCTCGGGTCCGGTGAGTCGGTGTGGCCGGCACCGTCCCGCCCGGACGCCCACCGGCGACATTTCGGGTAAGCGAGCGCGCCTTGCATCGACACGGGACGTACGGTAACGTCCCAGATCAACCGCCGGCAATATCTTGCCGCTACGCGACACCAACGGGGGTTCATGTCGTGAGCAGAGGCGCTTCCACGCGCCCGGAAAAATCGGGCGTGGCCGCAACCAATCTTTGCGGCGCTCCGCTGATCCGGGCAGTGAGAAACAACCGGGCGACGGACCCCCACACCACCACGACGTCGTGGCGTTCTCCGGGCCCGGCCTGACCCCCGGCGACAGAAGCCGTGCGGCAGGCCGGCCCGTCGACGAATGCGATTCCCGTCTTCACCGGTCCTGATCCGTCGACGGCGGCCCAGACCGGTCCGAACGACCGCGCCGCTGCCAGAGCTGTCACTCGACCGAACCCGCCCGAGTGTCGGGCCCGGTGACCCGGCGAGCGTTCCGGCGGAGATGCCAGGGGGATATGAATGTGCGGGGTGACAGGCGCCACGGGATTCGACGTCGCACTTTCCCGCGGGCCGTCCCCCGGCGGCTGTCCGGCGCGCTCTCCGGCCGGTGCGACAGGCTCATCGCGGCTGCTTCCACCACGGCGACGAGCGGGATGCGCTCGTTCCTCGACGCCGGGAAAGGGGGCACCGGCTCTTTCGGTCGACAGTGAATGCTCGCCCTGATCGCCGCGGTCCGGCGGGTCGAGGCCCCGGCGGCGAGCGCCAGTTGACGGGTCGCGCGGCGCGGGACAGTCAGAAAGGATCAGGACAATGCATATTGTCGAGTGCTCGTTCGAGTGCGGCGGTTTCGACGTGGCGCTCATGCGCGGCGGCATGTCCCTGCAATCGTGGCACATGGCACGGGAGTTCGTCCGGGAGGGCCACCAGGTCTCCGTCATCACGCCGGCGCACGGCGCAGCCGACTACCTGGTCGAGAAATACGGCGCGCGCCCCCTGGACTATCGGCACCGGTACGACCTGCCGCTGGTGCTCGATCCCGACATCTGGCGAGGCTTCCCCGCCGAGCAGCACGCCGCCCTGACGACGACGGTGTACCACACGCGCATCGACGGCGTGGACCTGTACTACCTGTCCAACGAATACCTCGACCTGCTGCCCGACACGCTCTACCCGGCGGCGGCCAGTGAGGGGCGGGACCTGTCGTTCTTCAAGCCACTGGCCTTCCAGATGGATGCCGTCCACCTGCTGCGGACCCTCTGGCCGGACGAGCACCTGGTGGTGCACGCACACGAGCCCTACTACCACTTCCTGGTCTCCGCCGCCTTTCGGGACGACCCCCGGCGTCTCGTGGTCAGCACCATCAACAGCAACATGCCGGTCAACCGCAAGGTCTACCGGCCCCAGGTGGAGCGGCTCCTCGACCAGATCGGCGTCCGGGTGGACCTGACCGCGCTGGCCGACCCCGAGCCGGCCGGTGATCTCGACGTCGTGATGCGCGAGCACCTGCCCACGACCCGGCTCTACCAGCCACAGCGCCTCGACGACGTCTGCGTCATCTCGCTGGTGACGATCTGCGGTGACGCGCTCGAATTCCTGTCCGAAGGGCAGCGCGACTACTTCTTCACCTTCCACGACACGCCGTTCGAGAAGGTCTTCCCGCAGTTGACCGTGGCACGCGCGATCCGGGAGAACGCGGGCAAGTTCTTCGTCGGCGGCTCCGGTGTCTCGGCGGAGTGGCTTGCCCGCGACCCGGACGAGACAGACCGGCGCGGCGTGCTCGCCGACCTCGGGCTCGACCCGGACCGACCGACGTTCTACCACGCGGCTCGCTACTCCCTGCACCACAAGGGGCAGTTGGAGCTGATGCGGGCGATCGACGAGGTGCTGCATGACGAGAAGGAGGTGAACTTCGTCCTCCGGTGCGTCACCGCCTCCGGCCGTGACGCTCGGGCACGGGCGGGCAACGACTACTTTCAGGAGGTCGCCGAGCGGTACCCGGACAATGTCCGCCTCGACTGGTCGATGACGGACCCGGACACGCTGTTCGCACACGCCTCGGCGGCCGATTTCTGCATCTACCCGTCGAAGTTCGAGTTGGAGTCCTTCCTGATCGCCCAGGCCGAGGCGATGGTGTGCGGCGCCGTTCCGATCGGGACCGACCAACAGGGGACCAACCATCTCGGCCACGCGTGGGGGACGCTGACCGGCACGGGTCTCGCCGTGCGGCGATCCTTCCGGGACGACGATCCGCGCCTGGTCGAGGATCTGGTGGCGACGATCCGGAGAGCCCTGGAGATGATCTGCTCGCGGCCGGACGAGTACCGACGACTGTCCCGGCGGGCCCGGGCCGTGGGCCGAACGTTCATCTGGTCCCGGCTGGCGCAGCAGCACCTGGCCGTCTACCGGTCGCTGCTCGACGGACGAGCGGACACGGGGCCCACGGCGACCGACGCCATCCGTTACGGCTGGTTCGACCTGCTCCCGGCACGAGCGTGGCGGGAACGCCGCGACGACATCGCGCGACAGGCACTGGCGCTCGGGGACGCAGACGCCTACGGTCGCTGCGCGGTCCTCGACGAGCCCGCCTACCGGGAACTGTTCGAGGCCGCCTACCGCCGCGCGGACTTCGTCCGGTGCACGTCCCTGGCCGCCCGGTCGGGCCTCGCCGACCTCGTTCACCGCCTCCGGAGCCGGTGCCGGCTGACGCAGGCCGACGGTCGTTGGCAGCTCCGGTACACGTTCGCGGAAGCGGAGCGGGTCGACCTGTTCGTCCCGTCCACCGGGCCCGGCACGAACACCGGACCGAGCCGCCGACCAGAACCGATGCGGCAGGACGGCCACGGATTCGTGATCGCGCTGGACGCACCGCCACCACACCCCACGCTGCACTTCCTGCTGACGCTCAGGTCCGGGCGGACCGGGTGGGACGAGGTCACGGTGGCCGGCGGGGCCGATCCGGATCCCGGTACGCCGTAGGGCCGCCGCAGCGGGGACGACCCCGCGCCGACACCGGAAGTGGCGGTCGTCAGCGTCGGTAGAGCCGTTCGATGACCTGCGCCACGCCGTCCTCGTCGTTGCTCGCGCAGATCTCCCCGGCCGCCGCGAGCACGCTGGCATGAGCGTTGGCCACCGCGACGGAGTGACCGGCCCAGGCGAACATCGGGATGTCGTTGGGCATGTCACCGAAGGCCACGGCCCGGGACGCCGTCAGGCCCAGGTAGTCGGCGGCCCGCGCGAGACCGGAGCCCTTGGTGACGCCGGGCGGCAGGAGTTCGATCGTCCCGGCGTCGCCGTGCGTCACGGTGAGGTCGGAGCCGCACGCCTCCCGCGCTCCGGCGGCGAGCGTCTCGTCATCCACGCCGGGGTGACGGATCATGACCTTCTCGATGGGCGCCGCCCACAGCCGTTCACTGTCGGTGGTGAGCTGATGTGACTTCTCCCCACGTTTCGAGAAGCCGGGGGCGGAGAGCACCCCGCCGTGGAGTCCGGCCGTGCCGACCGCGACGAGGAGACCGGGCAGCTCGGCGGCGAGTAGTCCGACGGCACGACGGGCCACGTCCAGATCCACCCCGGTCGACCAGAGGAGCCGGTGACTGTCCGCGTCGTACAGTTGCCCGCCCTGGCCGCAGACCGCGACGCCCCGATAGCCGATGGCCGCGAGGAAGGCCAGACATCCGCTCGCGGGACGACCGGTGACGACGATGTGCACGGCGCCTTCCGGGATCGTGGCCAGAGCGCACCGGGTTCGCGCCGAGATGGTGAGATCGGAACGCAGCAGCGTGCCGTCGAGATCGGTGGCGACCAGGGTGTACCTCCCGCCCGGGAACTCCGGCTCCTCGAACGCGTCGCGCTGCGGCAAGGGTCGGCCTCTCATCTCGGACGTGGCGGACGGACAACGGGAAACGGCACCCGAGCGGGCGGAATCATTCCCGGACCAGGAATGTGGAACGGGCCGTCATGGTGGCGCACTGCCGATATATCTGCATGGCAATGTGGACGGACCTCCCCGCGATGAACGAGTGGAGCGTATCCAGATCCGTGCAGAATCCCAAGCCTCCGTCAACCGCACCCGGATCGAGCAGCGACGTTGCCATTCCGGTGTGGAGAAGAATGTCGCCGGGGCGTTCGGACCCCTGTCGGCCTTGCCGGTCGCGGCGACGCTCGGGTACTGTGCGGATAGACAGATGCTGATCATCATCGAGAGCAGCACTTGACGCGGGGGAACAACGCACATGCTCGGAGTGGCCACCTCCACCTGCCCATGCTCCACCGTGAGAACTCACCGACGGTCGGTCTTTCCCGCAGGAATATCGCGCCGTAATACGGCTGCGTATCGCTGATCGGGTCGTACCCGGCTCGGGTGGCCGACTTTCCGCCACCGCCACGACCTCCAAGGCCGAACCGTTCCTGACGGTTCGGTGAAGGGCGTCCGGACACGGCTCCGGCGGGCGAAGGAGCGCTGACAATCGTGCACATCATCAAGGTGGCGTTCGAGTGCGCGGCATTTGACGTGTCGCTGATGCGCGGGGGCGTGGCGACCCTGGTGTGGCACCTGGCCCGGGAATACGTCGAGCAGGGCCACCGGGTGTCCATCGTCACCCCCGCACACGGCAGCCTCGACTACCTGCGCGCACACTACGAGCTGGAGGAGCTGCCGTACGCGGACACGCACGTCATGCCGTTGCTGCTGGACCCGCGCATCTGGCCGGACCACCCCACCGAGGTCGCGCTGCCCCTGACGACCCGCGCCTTCCGGCTACGGCGCGACGGGGTGGACGTCTACTTCCTCTCCGACGAGCACCTGGACCTGCTGCCGGAGCAGCTCTACCCCGCGAACGAGCTCGAAGGCAGGGATCTCGCCTACTTCAAGCCACTCGTGTTCCAGGTCGACGCGATCCGGTTCATCCAGTCCGTCTTCGCCGACGAACCCGCCGTCATCCAGGGTTACGAGCCGTACTTCCACTACCTCCTGCCGCCCGTGCTCGGCGGAAAGCCCGGCCGGACGATGGTCAGCACGATCGCGATGAACGCACCCATCAACGACAAGGTCTACCGGCCGAACCTGGAACGACTGCTGCGAATGTTCGCCACGGATGTCGACCTCGACCGTCTCGCCGATCCGCCGCTCGACGACGCGCTCTCGACCGCCATGGGAAACCACCTTCGCCGATCTCACCGCCGGCAGGAATTCGGCCCCGACTACACCTGCTACTTCTCCCTGATCGCGCTGCACACCGACGTCATCGACTTCCTCTCCACCGGGCAGCAGCACTACTACTCGACCTTCCGGGATGCGCCGTCCGAGCGCAGCTTCCAGCAACTGACGGTCTCGCGCATCATCAAGGAGACGGCCCACAAGCAGCTCGTCGGCGGGTGCGCCCTGCCCAACTGGTGGCTGGAGCGCGACCCGACGCTCGTCGACCGGCGGCGGACGCTCACCGGGCTCGGTCTCGATCCCGCGCGCCCCACCTTCTACCACGCCGCGCGCCTGGACCCCAACCACAAGGGCCAGGTCGAGCTC is a window from the Micromonospora sp. DSM 45708 genome containing:
- a CDS encoding ROK family protein, coding for MSEPGVYTVIDIGGTSLRIGRYETATGRLTAVDRFPTDGLAVHPDHTAVPLQHRVSRQLVDRARQAVREHGSCAVGIAFAGPVTTDGWATAAPTIWGGGGPPVPVRALVEEQLRLPVVVVNDITAALWRYAEPSAGQVPFCLLTVSSGIGGKVYWNGEVLLDARGHGGELGHWRCDLSPQAPLCDCGGRGHLGALASGRAMQRIARRTAREDPAGFAASALSGPAGSADGITTYHLVEAVHADDAFATDILRGGLRHLARAVTSVFTSIGVTRYIVIGGFALAVGERYADMLTACLVEQGCFGLDTTQIRQMVSLGAADDDHGLLGIGRLLATRLPATSLAESAR
- a CDS encoding SDR family oxidoreductase, producing MRTLIVGSGFVGRAIADHLAGSGHPVVLSSRSPAPGTHPWRPLDVTDPGACRALVDAVQPEAVVAVHGPSDVTWCENNSEQAAREHVAAARNLVAAAPDRRLLLISTDNVFDGRTESFDEHAVPRPANAYGRAKLLAERHILQAAGATVLRVSLVYGWDEHRPGQWQNFFASCVRRLRSGSPVEAPADQWTTPVLAQDVARVAEVVLSGGPHRLLHLGGPDRVSRSDWARQIAASLGTATDQVVAVPSAGTRYACRPTNSCLTSVLLDQVDPSLRIRGVAAGLRELIGSGT
- a CDS encoding NUDIX hydrolase, which encodes MTGPTVHTLASRQVYANQWMTVREDDVRHADGGRGRYGVVDKPDFALIVPRDEGRLHLVEQYRYPVGGRYWEFPQGSWPTRDHDPTPPVDLARNELREETGMQAEQMTYLGRVHVAYGYANQGCHVFLAERLRLGRPQRESTESDMRQRWVDTGEFHQMVRSGLVTDAATLAAVTLVALWDDGALRPGPSAPGDEGGQCP
- a CDS encoding LacI family DNA-binding transcriptional regulator, which gives rise to MRARLSDIAHQAEVSQATVSRVLNGRPGVAAETRRAVLAALDVLGYERPARLRKLSAGLVGLVVPELDNPIFPAFAQVIESTLAQSGFTPVLCTQTPGGVTEDEYVEMLLDRQVSGIIFVSGLHADTTADQDRYHALIARPLPIVLVNGYTPGISAPFVSCDEREAVELAVAHLVALGHRRIGLITGPDRFVPARRKVAGWGAAMTRLTGVPRSRLDDLAEFTLFGVEGGEAAAGRLLDRGATAVVCGSDLMALGAVRAARQRGLSVPGDFSVVGYDDSPLMAFTDPPLTTVRQPVRAMAVAATRALFDEINGQGAPHSEYVFRPELVVRGSTAVAPTSTRPGR
- a CDS encoding glycogen/starch synthase, with translation MHIVECSFECGGFDVALMRGGMSLQSWHMAREFVREGHQVSVITPAHGAADYLVEKYGARPLDYRHRYDLPLVLDPDIWRGFPAEQHAALTTTVYHTRIDGVDLYYLSNEYLDLLPDTLYPAAASEGRDLSFFKPLAFQMDAVHLLRTLWPDEHLVVHAHEPYYHFLVSAAFRDDPRRLVVSTINSNMPVNRKVYRPQVERLLDQIGVRVDLTALADPEPAGDLDVVMREHLPTTRLYQPQRLDDVCVISLVTICGDALEFLSEGQRDYFFTFHDTPFEKVFPQLTVARAIRENAGKFFVGGSGVSAEWLARDPDETDRRGVLADLGLDPDRPTFYHAARYSLHHKGQLELMRAIDEVLHDEKEVNFVLRCVTASGRDARARAGNDYFQEVAERYPDNVRLDWSMTDPDTLFAHASAADFCIYPSKFELESFLIAQAEAMVCGAVPIGTDQQGTNHLGHAWGTLTGTGLAVRRSFRDDDPRLVEDLVATIRRALEMICSRPDEYRRLSRRARAVGRTFIWSRLAQQHLAVYRSLLDGRADTGPTATDAIRYGWFDLLPARAWRERRDDIARQALALGDADAYGRCAVLDEPAYRELFEAAYRRADFVRCTSLAARSGLADLVHRLRSRCRLTQADGRWQLRYTFAEAERVDLFVPSTGPGTNTGPSRRPEPMRQDGHGFVIALDAPPPHPTLHFLLTLRSGRTGWDEVTVAGGADPDPGTP
- a CDS encoding HAD family hydrolase; this encodes MRGRPLPQRDAFEEPEFPGGRYTLVATDLDGTLLRSDLTISARTRCALATIPEGAVHIVVTGRPASGCLAFLAAIGYRGVAVCGQGGQLYDADSHRLLWSTGVDLDVARRAVGLLAAELPGLLVAVGTAGLHGGVLSAPGFSKRGEKSHQLTTDSERLWAAPIEKVMIRHPGVDDETLAAGAREACGSDLTVTHGDAGTIELLPPGVTKGSGLARAADYLGLTASRAVAFGDMPNDIPMFAWAGHSVAVANAHASVLAAAGEICASNDEDGVAQVIERLYRR